One Mycolicibacterium sp. ND9-15 genomic window, CGAGGCCAACGCCAGCGCGGGGTGGGCCAACCGGGTCGGGGCGCGCTCGGCGCGGCGGGTGCTCTCGGCGGTGCCCGACCCGGGGCTGTCCGGGACGCCCGAGGTGGTCGGGGTGCCGGTGCGCGCGGCGATCACCTCACTGGATCGGATGGCGCTGCGTGCCGAGGCCCGCGCCCACTTCGGGTTCGGTCCCGAGGCGCGGGTGCTGCTGGTGTTCGGTGGCTCGCAGGGCGCGCAGTCGCTGAACCGTGCGGTGTCTGCTGCCGCCAAAGACCTTGCTGTGGCAGATGTTTCCGTGCTGCACGCGCACGGCCCCAAGAACACGCTGGACCTTCCCGAGCCGGCCGATGATGGCGCCCCCTACGTCGCGGTACCGTATCTGGACCGCATGGATCTCGCGTACGCCGCGGCCGACCTGGCGATCTGCCGGTCGGGTGCGATGACGGTCGCCGAACTGACCGCCGTCGGGCTGCCCGCGGTGTACGTGCCGCTGCCGATCGGCAATGGCGAGCAACGGCTCAACGCGCTGCCCGTGGTCAACGCCGGCGGCGGGCTGATCGTCGACGACGCCGACCTGTCGCCGGGCTACGTCGCCGGCGCCGTCGTCGATCTCCTCACCGACGCCGGCCGGTTACAGACGATGACGGCGGCCGCAGCGCTGGCCGGTCACCGCGACGCCGCCAGGCGCGTCGCCGAGGTCGCCCTCGAAGTCGCGCGCGCCGATCGTCGAAAGAGCTTGCGGTGAAGCCGAAGTCGCTGCCGGCGGAGCTCGAGCGGGTACACATGGTCGGCATCGGGGGCGCGGGCATGTCGGGTATCGCCCGCATCCTGCTGGACCGCGGCGGGCTGGTCTCGGGCTCGGACGCCAAGGAGTCGCGCGCGGTGGCGGCGCTGCGGGCCCGCGGCGCCGCGATCCGGATCGGGCACGACGCTTCCCTGCTGGACCTGCTGCCAGGCGGCCCAACCGCGGTCGTCACCACGCACGCCGCCATTCCCAAGACGAATCCCGAACTGGTCGAGGCGCGTCGGCGCGGTATCCCGGTGATCCTGCGGCCGGTGGTGCTGGCCAAACTGATGGCGGGCCACACCACGT contains:
- the murG gene encoding undecaprenyldiphospho-muramoylpentapeptide beta-N-acetylglucosaminyltransferase: MAVADALVALSPNVRITALGTERGLETRLVPERGYHLELITPAPLPRKLSGDLVRLPIRVRRAVRQTRAVLDDVGADVVVGFGGYVALPAYLAAYSLRRGRRVPVVVHEANASAGWANRVGARSARRVLSAVPDPGLSGTPEVVGVPVRAAITSLDRMALRAEARAHFGFGPEARVLLVFGGSQGAQSLNRAVSAAAKDLAVADVSVLHAHGPKNTLDLPEPADDGAPYVAVPYLDRMDLAYAAADLAICRSGAMTVAELTAVGLPAVYVPLPIGNGEQRLNALPVVNAGGGLIVDDADLSPGYVAGAVVDLLTDAGRLQTMTAAAALAGHRDAARRVAEVALEVARADRRKSLR